The following proteins are encoded in a genomic region of Oryctolagus cuniculus chromosome 13, mOryCun1.1, whole genome shotgun sequence:
- the C4BPA gene encoding C4b-binding protein alpha chain isoform X1 — translation MDWSTDLHSQKPQEVLGKQQIMHIPRAPKGTCPRMEDIAARPVPRSWKVLDQTLFQIILIAALLAPVLGDCGPPPHLLFASSISELSENEYQTGTILKYTCRPGYTRNGLNPILTCKPRGLWSYDTFCVKKRCRNPGDLPNGQVEVKTDFSFGSQIEFSCSEGYILIGSTTSHCDIQEKGVEWSDPLPKCEIVKCEPPPNIINGKHNGGNEDIHTYGSSVTYSCNPRFSLLGEASISCTVKNKTVGVWSPSPPVCKEIICSPPNVPHGKIISGFGPIYNYKDSIMYTCIDGFVLRGSSLIHCELDSKWNPSPPVCELNSCLGLPNVPHASQQGYQWSRKEGVYSVGTELRYKCRPGYRPVADEPIIVTCQEDLRWSPFAGCEAICCPPPQLDNGAITEHSRNPRANNCTYFFGDIVVYSCYQKQRPPVTCRADGTWSPHTPLCGPSCDSPPPIAHGYHTPVSSVLSFTQEVEYDCEEGYTLVGERKLSCSSSIWSKAPPQCKALCPKPEITNGKLSVVKAQYVEKENLTVRCDSGYGVVGSPSITCTENRNWQPEVPKCEWEVPEGCEQVQAGRRLMQCLADPYEVKMALEVYKLSLEIELLELQRDKARKSSVLAPL, via the exons CAGGAAGtgttggggaagcagcagatcatgCACATCCCAAGAGCTCCGAAAGGGACCTGTCCTAGAATGGAGGACATCGCAGCCAGGCCAGTCCCTAGATCCTGGAAAGTCTTGGATCAAACTCTGTTCCAGATTATCTTGATCGCTGCTCTGTTGGCTCCTGTTCTTG GCGACTGTGGTCCCCCACCCCATTTACTGTTTGCTTCTTCAATAAGTGAATTGTCTGAGAATGAGTACCAAACCGGAACTATTCTGAAATACACCTGCCGCCCTGGCTATACTAGGAACGGTCTAAATCCGATTCTTACCTGCAAACCCAGAGGACTGTGGAGCTACGATACCTTCTGTGTTA AGAAAAGATGCAGAAACCCAGGAGACTTACCTAATGGGCAAGTAGAAGTTAAGACAGATTTCTCTTTTGGATCACAAATAGAATTCAGCTGTTCCGAAGG ATATATCTTAATTGGGTCAACCACTAGTCATTGTGATATTCAAGAAAAAGGAGTTGAGTGGAGTGATCCGCTCCCCAAGTGTGAAA TTGTCAAGTGTGAGCCCCCTCCAAACATCATCAACGGGAAGCACAATGGTGGGAATGAAGACATCCACACCTACGGCTCCTCTGTCACCTACAGCTGCAATCCTCGCTTCTCACTCTTGGGCGAGGCCTCCATCTCCTGCACGGTGAAGAACAAAACAGTAGGCGTCTGGAGCCCAAGCCCTCCTGTCTGCAAAG AAATCATCTGTTCTCCGCCAAATGTTCCACATGGGAAGATAATCTCTGGGTTTGGACCCATCTATAACTACAAAGATTCTATTATGTATACCTGCATCGATGGCTTCGTCCTCAgaggcagcagtttaatccactgtgagCTTGACAGCAAGTGGAATCCTTCTCCTCCTGTTTGCGAGCTCA ATAGCTGTCTTGGCTTACCGAATGTTCCACATGCTTCCCAGCAAGGCTATCAGTGGTCAAGAAAAGAGGGCGTGTATTCTGTTGGAACAGAGTTAAGGTACAAGTGTCGTCCTGGCTACAGACCTGTTGCAGATGAGCCTATAATTGTGACTTGTCAGGAAGATTTGAGATGGAGCCCATTCGCAGGGTGTGAAG CAATTTGTTGCCCACCCCCGCAGCTGGACAATGGTGCAATCACGGAGCATAGCAGAAACCCTCGGGCCAACAATTGCACCTATTTCTTTGGAGACATAGTTGTCTATTCATGTTATCAGAAGCAAAGGCCACCAGTCACTTGCCGGGCAGACGGCACATGGAGTCCCCACACACCATTGTGTGGTCCCA GTTGTGACAGTCCACCTCCCATTGCCCACGGATATCACACGCCAGTGAGTTCCGTGTTGTCCTTCACGCAGGAGGTGGAGTATGACTGTGAGGAAGGCTACACCCTGGTCGGAGAGAGGAAACTGTCCTGCAGTTCCTCCATCTGGTCCAAGGCACCGCCTCAGTGTAAAG CTCTGTGTCCAAAACCAGAAATAACGAATGGAAAGCTGTCTGTGGTTAAAGCCCAGTATGTTGAGAAGGAAAATCTCACTGTGCGGTGTGACTCTGGCTATGGTGTGGTCGGTTCCCCAAGCATTACCTGCACAGAGAACAGAAACTGGCAGCCAGAGGTGCCCAagtgtgagtgg GAGGTCCCTGAAGGCTgtgagcaggtgcaggcaggCAGGAGACTCATGCAGTGTCTCGCAGACCCATACGAGGTGAAGATGGCCCTGGAGGTGTACAAGCTGTCTCTGGAGATTGAACTCCTGGAACTGCAGAGGGACAAGGCAAGGAAATCCTCTGTGCTGGCACCGCTGTGA
- the C4BPA gene encoding C4b-binding protein alpha chain isoform X2 has product MDWSTDLHSQKPEVLGKQQIMHIPRAPKGTCPRMEDIAARPVPRSWKVLDQTLFQIILIAALLAPVLGDCGPPPHLLFASSISELSENEYQTGTILKYTCRPGYTRNGLNPILTCKPRGLWSYDTFCVKKRCRNPGDLPNGQVEVKTDFSFGSQIEFSCSEGYILIGSTTSHCDIQEKGVEWSDPLPKCEIVKCEPPPNIINGKHNGGNEDIHTYGSSVTYSCNPRFSLLGEASISCTVKNKTVGVWSPSPPVCKEIICSPPNVPHGKIISGFGPIYNYKDSIMYTCIDGFVLRGSSLIHCELDSKWNPSPPVCELNSCLGLPNVPHASQQGYQWSRKEGVYSVGTELRYKCRPGYRPVADEPIIVTCQEDLRWSPFAGCEAICCPPPQLDNGAITEHSRNPRANNCTYFFGDIVVYSCYQKQRPPVTCRADGTWSPHTPLCGPSCDSPPPIAHGYHTPVSSVLSFTQEVEYDCEEGYTLVGERKLSCSSSIWSKAPPQCKALCPKPEITNGKLSVVKAQYVEKENLTVRCDSGYGVVGSPSITCTENRNWQPEVPKCEWEVPEGCEQVQAGRRLMQCLADPYEVKMALEVYKLSLEIELLELQRDKARKSSVLAPL; this is encoded by the exons GAAGtgttggggaagcagcagatcatgCACATCCCAAGAGCTCCGAAAGGGACCTGTCCTAGAATGGAGGACATCGCAGCCAGGCCAGTCCCTAGATCCTGGAAAGTCTTGGATCAAACTCTGTTCCAGATTATCTTGATCGCTGCTCTGTTGGCTCCTGTTCTTG GCGACTGTGGTCCCCCACCCCATTTACTGTTTGCTTCTTCAATAAGTGAATTGTCTGAGAATGAGTACCAAACCGGAACTATTCTGAAATACACCTGCCGCCCTGGCTATACTAGGAACGGTCTAAATCCGATTCTTACCTGCAAACCCAGAGGACTGTGGAGCTACGATACCTTCTGTGTTA AGAAAAGATGCAGAAACCCAGGAGACTTACCTAATGGGCAAGTAGAAGTTAAGACAGATTTCTCTTTTGGATCACAAATAGAATTCAGCTGTTCCGAAGG ATATATCTTAATTGGGTCAACCACTAGTCATTGTGATATTCAAGAAAAAGGAGTTGAGTGGAGTGATCCGCTCCCCAAGTGTGAAA TTGTCAAGTGTGAGCCCCCTCCAAACATCATCAACGGGAAGCACAATGGTGGGAATGAAGACATCCACACCTACGGCTCCTCTGTCACCTACAGCTGCAATCCTCGCTTCTCACTCTTGGGCGAGGCCTCCATCTCCTGCACGGTGAAGAACAAAACAGTAGGCGTCTGGAGCCCAAGCCCTCCTGTCTGCAAAG AAATCATCTGTTCTCCGCCAAATGTTCCACATGGGAAGATAATCTCTGGGTTTGGACCCATCTATAACTACAAAGATTCTATTATGTATACCTGCATCGATGGCTTCGTCCTCAgaggcagcagtttaatccactgtgagCTTGACAGCAAGTGGAATCCTTCTCCTCCTGTTTGCGAGCTCA ATAGCTGTCTTGGCTTACCGAATGTTCCACATGCTTCCCAGCAAGGCTATCAGTGGTCAAGAAAAGAGGGCGTGTATTCTGTTGGAACAGAGTTAAGGTACAAGTGTCGTCCTGGCTACAGACCTGTTGCAGATGAGCCTATAATTGTGACTTGTCAGGAAGATTTGAGATGGAGCCCATTCGCAGGGTGTGAAG CAATTTGTTGCCCACCCCCGCAGCTGGACAATGGTGCAATCACGGAGCATAGCAGAAACCCTCGGGCCAACAATTGCACCTATTTCTTTGGAGACATAGTTGTCTATTCATGTTATCAGAAGCAAAGGCCACCAGTCACTTGCCGGGCAGACGGCACATGGAGTCCCCACACACCATTGTGTGGTCCCA GTTGTGACAGTCCACCTCCCATTGCCCACGGATATCACACGCCAGTGAGTTCCGTGTTGTCCTTCACGCAGGAGGTGGAGTATGACTGTGAGGAAGGCTACACCCTGGTCGGAGAGAGGAAACTGTCCTGCAGTTCCTCCATCTGGTCCAAGGCACCGCCTCAGTGTAAAG CTCTGTGTCCAAAACCAGAAATAACGAATGGAAAGCTGTCTGTGGTTAAAGCCCAGTATGTTGAGAAGGAAAATCTCACTGTGCGGTGTGACTCTGGCTATGGTGTGGTCGGTTCCCCAAGCATTACCTGCACAGAGAACAGAAACTGGCAGCCAGAGGTGCCCAagtgtgagtgg GAGGTCCCTGAAGGCTgtgagcaggtgcaggcaggCAGGAGACTCATGCAGTGTCTCGCAGACCCATACGAGGTGAAGATGGCCCTGGAGGTGTACAAGCTGTCTCTGGAGATTGAACTCCTGGAACTGCAGAGGGACAAGGCAAGGAAATCCTCTGTGCTGGCACCGCTGTGA
- the C4BPA gene encoding C4b-binding protein alpha chain isoform X3, translating to MHIPRAPKGTCPRMEDIAARPVPRSWKVLDQTLFQIILIAALLAPVLGDCGPPPHLLFASSISELSENEYQTGTILKYTCRPGYTRNGLNPILTCKPRGLWSYDTFCVKKRCRNPGDLPNGQVEVKTDFSFGSQIEFSCSEGYILIGSTTSHCDIQEKGVEWSDPLPKCEIVKCEPPPNIINGKHNGGNEDIHTYGSSVTYSCNPRFSLLGEASISCTVKNKTVGVWSPSPPVCKEIICSPPNVPHGKIISGFGPIYNYKDSIMYTCIDGFVLRGSSLIHCELDSKWNPSPPVCELNSCLGLPNVPHASQQGYQWSRKEGVYSVGTELRYKCRPGYRPVADEPIIVTCQEDLRWSPFAGCEAICCPPPQLDNGAITEHSRNPRANNCTYFFGDIVVYSCYQKQRPPVTCRADGTWSPHTPLCGPSCDSPPPIAHGYHTPVSSVLSFTQEVEYDCEEGYTLVGERKLSCSSSIWSKAPPQCKALCPKPEITNGKLSVVKAQYVEKENLTVRCDSGYGVVGSPSITCTENRNWQPEVPKCEWEVPEGCEQVQAGRRLMQCLADPYEVKMALEVYKLSLEIELLELQRDKARKSSVLAPL from the exons atgCACATCCCAAGAGCTCCGAAAGGGACCTGTCCTAGAATGGAGGACATCGCAGCCAGGCCAGTCCCTAGATCCTGGAAAGTCTTGGATCAAACTCTGTTCCAGATTATCTTGATCGCTGCTCTGTTGGCTCCTGTTCTTG GCGACTGTGGTCCCCCACCCCATTTACTGTTTGCTTCTTCAATAAGTGAATTGTCTGAGAATGAGTACCAAACCGGAACTATTCTGAAATACACCTGCCGCCCTGGCTATACTAGGAACGGTCTAAATCCGATTCTTACCTGCAAACCCAGAGGACTGTGGAGCTACGATACCTTCTGTGTTA AGAAAAGATGCAGAAACCCAGGAGACTTACCTAATGGGCAAGTAGAAGTTAAGACAGATTTCTCTTTTGGATCACAAATAGAATTCAGCTGTTCCGAAGG ATATATCTTAATTGGGTCAACCACTAGTCATTGTGATATTCAAGAAAAAGGAGTTGAGTGGAGTGATCCGCTCCCCAAGTGTGAAA TTGTCAAGTGTGAGCCCCCTCCAAACATCATCAACGGGAAGCACAATGGTGGGAATGAAGACATCCACACCTACGGCTCCTCTGTCACCTACAGCTGCAATCCTCGCTTCTCACTCTTGGGCGAGGCCTCCATCTCCTGCACGGTGAAGAACAAAACAGTAGGCGTCTGGAGCCCAAGCCCTCCTGTCTGCAAAG AAATCATCTGTTCTCCGCCAAATGTTCCACATGGGAAGATAATCTCTGGGTTTGGACCCATCTATAACTACAAAGATTCTATTATGTATACCTGCATCGATGGCTTCGTCCTCAgaggcagcagtttaatccactgtgagCTTGACAGCAAGTGGAATCCTTCTCCTCCTGTTTGCGAGCTCA ATAGCTGTCTTGGCTTACCGAATGTTCCACATGCTTCCCAGCAAGGCTATCAGTGGTCAAGAAAAGAGGGCGTGTATTCTGTTGGAACAGAGTTAAGGTACAAGTGTCGTCCTGGCTACAGACCTGTTGCAGATGAGCCTATAATTGTGACTTGTCAGGAAGATTTGAGATGGAGCCCATTCGCAGGGTGTGAAG CAATTTGTTGCCCACCCCCGCAGCTGGACAATGGTGCAATCACGGAGCATAGCAGAAACCCTCGGGCCAACAATTGCACCTATTTCTTTGGAGACATAGTTGTCTATTCATGTTATCAGAAGCAAAGGCCACCAGTCACTTGCCGGGCAGACGGCACATGGAGTCCCCACACACCATTGTGTGGTCCCA GTTGTGACAGTCCACCTCCCATTGCCCACGGATATCACACGCCAGTGAGTTCCGTGTTGTCCTTCACGCAGGAGGTGGAGTATGACTGTGAGGAAGGCTACACCCTGGTCGGAGAGAGGAAACTGTCCTGCAGTTCCTCCATCTGGTCCAAGGCACCGCCTCAGTGTAAAG CTCTGTGTCCAAAACCAGAAATAACGAATGGAAAGCTGTCTGTGGTTAAAGCCCAGTATGTTGAGAAGGAAAATCTCACTGTGCGGTGTGACTCTGGCTATGGTGTGGTCGGTTCCCCAAGCATTACCTGCACAGAGAACAGAAACTGGCAGCCAGAGGTGCCCAagtgtgagtgg GAGGTCCCTGAAGGCTgtgagcaggtgcaggcaggCAGGAGACTCATGCAGTGTCTCGCAGACCCATACGAGGTGAAGATGGCCCTGGAGGTGTACAAGCTGTCTCTGGAGATTGAACTCCTGGAACTGCAGAGGGACAAGGCAAGGAAATCCTCTGTGCTGGCACCGCTGTGA
- the C4BPA gene encoding C4b-binding protein alpha chain isoform X4, with the protein MHIPRAPKGTCPRMEDIAARPVPRSWKVLDQTLFQIILIAALLAPVLGDCGPPPHLLFASSISELSENEYQTGTILKYTCRPGYTRNGLNPILTCKPRGLWSYDTFCVKKRCRNPGDLPNGQVEVKTDFSFGSQIEFSCSEGYILIGSTTSHCDIQEKGVEWSDPLPKCEIVKCEPPPNIINGKHNGGNEDIHTYGSSVTYSCNPRFSLLGEASISCTVKNKTVGVWSPSPPVCKEIICSPPNVPHGKIISGFGPIYNYKDSIMYTCIDGFVLRGSSLIHCELDSKWNPSPPVCELNSCLGLPNVPHASQQGYQWSRKEGVYSVGTELRYKCRPGYRPVADEPIIVTCQEDLRWSPFAGCEGCDSPPPIAHGYHTPVSSVLSFTQEVEYDCEEGYTLVGERKLSCSSSIWSKAPPQCKALCPKPEITNGKLSVVKAQYVEKENLTVRCDSGYGVVGSPSITCTENRNWQPEVPKCEWEVPEGCEQVQAGRRLMQCLADPYEVKMALEVYKLSLEIELLELQRDKARKSSVLAPL; encoded by the exons atgCACATCCCAAGAGCTCCGAAAGGGACCTGTCCTAGAATGGAGGACATCGCAGCCAGGCCAGTCCCTAGATCCTGGAAAGTCTTGGATCAAACTCTGTTCCAGATTATCTTGATCGCTGCTCTGTTGGCTCCTGTTCTTG GCGACTGTGGTCCCCCACCCCATTTACTGTTTGCTTCTTCAATAAGTGAATTGTCTGAGAATGAGTACCAAACCGGAACTATTCTGAAATACACCTGCCGCCCTGGCTATACTAGGAACGGTCTAAATCCGATTCTTACCTGCAAACCCAGAGGACTGTGGAGCTACGATACCTTCTGTGTTA AGAAAAGATGCAGAAACCCAGGAGACTTACCTAATGGGCAAGTAGAAGTTAAGACAGATTTCTCTTTTGGATCACAAATAGAATTCAGCTGTTCCGAAGG ATATATCTTAATTGGGTCAACCACTAGTCATTGTGATATTCAAGAAAAAGGAGTTGAGTGGAGTGATCCGCTCCCCAAGTGTGAAA TTGTCAAGTGTGAGCCCCCTCCAAACATCATCAACGGGAAGCACAATGGTGGGAATGAAGACATCCACACCTACGGCTCCTCTGTCACCTACAGCTGCAATCCTCGCTTCTCACTCTTGGGCGAGGCCTCCATCTCCTGCACGGTGAAGAACAAAACAGTAGGCGTCTGGAGCCCAAGCCCTCCTGTCTGCAAAG AAATCATCTGTTCTCCGCCAAATGTTCCACATGGGAAGATAATCTCTGGGTTTGGACCCATCTATAACTACAAAGATTCTATTATGTATACCTGCATCGATGGCTTCGTCCTCAgaggcagcagtttaatccactgtgagCTTGACAGCAAGTGGAATCCTTCTCCTCCTGTTTGCGAGCTCA ATAGCTGTCTTGGCTTACCGAATGTTCCACATGCTTCCCAGCAAGGCTATCAGTGGTCAAGAAAAGAGGGCGTGTATTCTGTTGGAACAGAGTTAAGGTACAAGTGTCGTCCTGGCTACAGACCTGTTGCAGATGAGCCTATAATTGTGACTTGTCAGGAAGATTTGAGATGGAGCCCATTCGCAGGGTGTGAAG GTTGTGACAGTCCACCTCCCATTGCCCACGGATATCACACGCCAGTGAGTTCCGTGTTGTCCTTCACGCAGGAGGTGGAGTATGACTGTGAGGAAGGCTACACCCTGGTCGGAGAGAGGAAACTGTCCTGCAGTTCCTCCATCTGGTCCAAGGCACCGCCTCAGTGTAAAG CTCTGTGTCCAAAACCAGAAATAACGAATGGAAAGCTGTCTGTGGTTAAAGCCCAGTATGTTGAGAAGGAAAATCTCACTGTGCGGTGTGACTCTGGCTATGGTGTGGTCGGTTCCCCAAGCATTACCTGCACAGAGAACAGAAACTGGCAGCCAGAGGTGCCCAagtgtgagtgg GAGGTCCCTGAAGGCTgtgagcaggtgcaggcaggCAGGAGACTCATGCAGTGTCTCGCAGACCCATACGAGGTGAAGATGGCCCTGGAGGTGTACAAGCTGTCTCTGGAGATTGAACTCCTGGAACTGCAGAGGGACAAGGCAAGGAAATCCTCTGTGCTGGCACCGCTGTGA